The proteins below come from a single Aspergillus oryzae RIB40 DNA, chromosome 5 genomic window:
- a CDS encoding uncharacterized protein (predicted protein), whose amino-acid sequence MAMPCPHPLAARANPFPHSQQHLLTPELYEQPLIPRRRITMEQENEPHMIFHLIEILGQILLETHTRTLLTSAQLVCHKWHKVIKWSPRIQSALFFNPSMNLHHPRIKNPFVSEILFQFAAHTAEPCLLRPEASWRRMLPQQPPVSFIKIRHAHSEDDNDVVETTPVEELRMQHLADAMGSYEARVLYGIRKFSSTVLHRPVYPVILLNDGSVSDAGEKCDLMVYDPEYNPRQLSWVEGEPVSVMDMLFEQLEGCYSTIRRDPRRWW is encoded by the coding sequence ATGGCTATGCCATGTCCACATCCGCTGGCAGCTAGGGCCAACCCTTTTCCACATTCTCAGCAGCATCTGTTAACACCTGAACTTTATGAACAACCACTCATTCCTCGCAGAAGAATAACCATGGAGCAGGAAAATGAGCCACACATGATCTTTCACCTGATCGAGATTCTTGGGCAAATCCTCTTGGAAACACATACACGAACCCTGTTAACCTCCGCTCAGCTCGTGTGTCACAAATGGCACAAGGTCATCAAGTGGTCGCCTCGTATCCAGAGcgcgctcttcttcaacccgTCCATGAACCTGCATCATCCAAGGATCAAGAACCCATTTGTTAGTGAAATTCTTTTCCAGTTCGCTGCACACACGGCGGAACCTTGTTTGCTTCGTCCAGAGGCCAGCTGGCGCAGGATGCTGCCACAGCAGCCGCCCGTGTCGTTTATCAAAATACGCCACGCGCACTCAGAGGACGACAATGACGTGGTGGAGACTACGCCGGTTGAGGAATTACGGATGCAACATCTTGCCGATGCGATGGGATCTTATGAGGCCAGAGTACTCTACGGCATACGGAAGTTCTCTTCTACCGTTTTACATCGCCCAGTATACCCTGTAATCTTGCTCAATGACGGGTCGGTTTCTGATGCAGGTGAAAAGTGTGACTTGATGGTGTATGATCCTGAATACAATCCTCGCCAATTATCCTGGGTCGAAGGTGAGCCAGTGAGTGTAATGGACATGCTGTTCGAGCAGCTGGAGGGCTGTTATTCTACGATTAGGCGTGATcctcggcggtggtggtga